A window of the Cannabis sativa cultivar Pink pepper isolate KNU-18-1 chromosome X, ASM2916894v1, whole genome shotgun sequence genome harbors these coding sequences:
- the LOC115699627 gene encoding ethylene-responsive transcription factor ERF020-like — MSYDHDSEDSSTTSPNSVPKYKGIRRRKWGKWVSEIRVPGTQSRLWLGSYATAEAAAVAHDVAFYCLRRPLTSSNGLNFPMMLPAAGLPDNMSPRSVQKAASDAGMAIDAQVQLPAARNNNNNNSPAAGTEQNVMMTCTSGVQNGAFCYSSDNYETLFWGSDVGASSGTWEGCEVAVGPTYEESLSISIDDYLYN; from the coding sequence ATGAGTTATGATCATGACTCGGAAGATAGCAGTACTACGAGTCCCAACTCGGTTCCAAAGTACAAGGGTATACGAAGAAGAAAGTGGGGTAAATGGGTATCGGAAATCAGAGTTCCGGGGACCCAAAGTCGACTCTGGTTAGGTTCTTACGCCACCGCCGAAGCAGCCGCAGTGGCTCACGATGTTGCATTTTACTGTCTTCGAAGACCCTTAACCTCATCGAACGGTCTAAACTTTCCAATGATGTTGCCGGCGGCTGGTCTTCCGGACAACATGTCGCCGAGGTCAGTGCAGAAGGCAGCTTCCGATGCCGGAATGGCGATCGATGCACAGGTTCAGTTGCCGGCGGCgcggaataataataataataattcgcCGGCGGCGGGAACAGAACAGAATGTGATGATGACGTGTACTAGTGGAGTTCAAAACGGTGCGTTTTGTTATAGTTCGGATAATTATGAGACTCTGTTTTGGGGGAGCGACGTGGGAGCAAGTTCTGGAACGTGGGAAGGTTGTGAGGTGGCAGTGGGACCCACCTATGAAGAGTCCTTGAGCATTTCTATTGACGATTATctctataattaa
- the LOC133031920 gene encoding uncharacterized protein LOC133031920 → MGKKSLANKSKGKRPIIEDFDSDFEAPMPKRGRPHSSKKTKLNLEEHTVPEISGKKTIAHAEDRTQVWDCKFSPSDFYRSKCVCTSVYSVIDNIKNTLSVNLLSLFRQTQFGHFLDMPEFVFHPQVVHSLLLREVLQPNPKEFWAKVAGRCIRFSAEEFYLISGLDCFGDCNKLLFSQETNQLVETCFRGVKTIDHKAIEDAFLGSRWGLDESIGLKMAVLYFIQCFLLSNTPDKEVSRFVLDVVDSGRWDEYCWGRESFELTIDSFKGRIEHGIIMKNRKAEKRGQYDGWYRALGCSWVFTVWFYECCPAMVNSFCKRVSSSIPRILNWSNTIVTKNPTLRDLKGKIFDLPLEKLKIKNMRPTDEERQQLQLDGLFLDESIDECGVAKQSFKGGSSSKKSDSADIDWMKSKLEMLISNQSSLAEDFISLRCFVDFNFKSVMTVIKDIQEKVNVIHRRPSDEVFILILLLRFFLYIFFKVSLLFYLSFIYVG, encoded by the exons ATGGGCAAGAAATCGTTGGCCAACAAATCCAAGGGTAAACGCCCAATCATTGAAGAttttgattctgattttgaagCTCCAATGCCCAAGCGTGGGAGACCCCATtcttcgaagaaaacgaagctcaACTTGGAGGAGCACACGGTTCCAGAAATTTCTGGGAAAAAAACTATTGCACATGCTGAAGATCGGACTCAG GTTTGGGACTGTAAATTTAGTCCTTCTGATTTTTACAGATCTAAGTGTGTATGCACCAGTGTTTATTCCGTGATAGATAATATTAAGAACACTTTATCTGTTAATTTGCTTTCTTTGTTTCGTCAAACTCAGTTTGGGCATTTTCTGGATATGCCTGAGTTTGTTTTTCATCCGCAAGTCGTACATAGTTTATTACTAAGAGAAGTTTTACAGCCCAATCCTAAAGAGTTTTGGGCTAAGGTTGCTGGCCGTTGCATACGGTTTAGTGCTGAAGAATTTTACCTGATTTCTGGTTTAGATTGTTTCGGTGATTGCAACAAATTGTTGTTTTCACAGGAAACAAATCAATTGGTAGAAACATGTTTCCGTGGTGTAAAAACTATTGACCACAAAGCCATCGAGGATGCTTTTTTGGGTAGTCGGTGGGGTTTGGATGAGTCTATTGGTTTGAAAATGGCTGTTTTGTATTTCATtcagtgttttcttcttagcaatACTCCTGACAAAGAAGTGTCTAGGTTTGTTCTAGATGTAGTTGATAGCGGTCGGTGGGAtgagtattgttggggtagggaATCATTTGAATTGACAATTGACTCATTCAAAGGTAGGATCGAGCATGGGatcattatgaaaaatagaaaggCAGAGAAGAGAGGCCAATATGATGGCTGGTATAGGGCATTGGGATGTTCTTGGGTTTTCACAGTTTGGTTTTATGAATGCTGTCCTGCAATGGTGAACTCTTTCTGTAAGAGAGTTTCATCTTCTATTCCAAGGATTCTGAACTGGAGCAACACCAtcgtcaccaaaaatccaacccTTCGAGACTTGAAGGGCAAGATTTTTGATTTACCTTTGGAGAAG TTGAAGATAAAAAACATGCGTCCTACTGATGAAGAGAGGCAGCAGCTTCAACTTGACGGTTTATTTCTCGATGAATCTATTGATGAATGTGGTGTAGCGAAGCAATCCTTCAAGGGTGGGTCATCTTCAAAGAAGTCTGATTCAGCAGATATTGATTGGATGAAATCTAAGCTGGAGATGCTCATTTCGAATCAATCATCATTGGCCGAGGACTTCATTTCAttgaggtgttttgttgattttaatttcaagtccgtaatgactgtaattaaggatatCCAGGAGAAGGTTAATGTCATTCATCGTCGTCCTTCTGATGaggtatttattcttattttattgcttaggttttttttatatattttttttaaagtttctttactgttttatttaagtttcatttatgttggttga
- the LOC115699655 gene encoding uncharacterized protein LOC115699655: MDLWSVQVKHCIKSPVLLRNSFPEKPISWNPAKSKISLLGIDENRVFEIKIRSSSGFRSFVVRAVGKKNHGNSSSSGNGDRPSPEDGGKESNSSGSLRINLDWREVRANLFAREQAEKVESDPQNKGASSHESKPLGSKWAHPISVPETGCVLVATEKLDGVRTFERTVVLLLRSGTRHPQEGPFGVVINRPLHKKIKHMKPTNLDLATTFSDCSLHFGGPLEASMFLLKTGGRAKLPGFEEVIPGLCFGARNSLDEAAELVKKGVLNPQDFRFFVGYAGWQLDQLREEIESDYWYVAACSSNLIYGSFSDSSSENLWEEILQLMGGQYSELSRKPKQDM, encoded by the exons ATGGATCTGTGGTCAGTGCAAGTGAAACACTGTATCAAAAGCCCTGTCTTGCTCAGGAACTCGTTTCCCGAGAAACCCATTTCATGGAATCCGGCAAAGTCGAAAATTTCCTTGCTGGGTATTGACGAGAACAGGGTTTTCGAGATCAAGATTAGGTCTTCTTCTGGGTTTCGTTCTTTCGTTGTTCGAGCTGTTGGGAAGAAGAATCATGGCAATTCATCTTCGTCTG GAAATGGTGATCGGCCTAGTCCAGAAGATGGTGGAAAAGAAAGCAATTCATCTGGTTCCCTTCGTATAAACTTAGATTGGAGAGAAGTCAGAGCAAACCTATTTGCCCGGGAGCAG GCTGAGAAGGTAGAATCTGATCCTCAGAACAAAGGTGCTTCATCCCACGAGTCAAAACCTCTTGGTTCAAAGTGGGCTCATCCTATTTCTGTACCAGAGACAGGCTGTGTCCTCGTTGCCACAGAAAAGCTCGATGGGGTACGAACATTTGAAAGAACTGTAGTCCTCCTCCTTAGATCCGGTACCAGACATCCACAAGAAGGGCCTTTCGGTGTTGTTATCAACCGACCACTTCACAAGAAAATAAAACATATGAAACCCACCAATCTTGATCTTGCCACCACGTTTTCTGATTGTTCTTTGCATTTCGGTGGGCCTCTAGAGGCAAGTATGTTTCTGTTGAAAACAGGGGGAAGAGCAAAGCTGCCTGGTTTTGAAGAGGTTATCCCTGGCCTATGTTTTGGCGCTAGGAACAGTCTTGATGAAGCTGCTGAACTAGTAAAGAAGGGAGTCTTAAATCCTCAGGATTTCAGATTTTTTGTTGGTTATGCTGGGTGGCAACTTGATCAGTTGAGAGAGGAGATCGAGTCGGATTACTGGTATGTTGCTGCTTGCAGCTCTAATCTAATATACGGGAGTTTCTCAGATTCCTCATCAGAAAATTTATGGGAGGAGATATTGCAGCTAATGGGTGGCCAGTATTCTGAATTGAGCCGGAAGCCTAAGCAGGATATGTAG
- the LOC115699648 gene encoding probable serine/threonine-protein kinase At1g54610, with translation MGCICSKGASEKDVAEKYEKEKELGKANPVQLIAPPSQKRENFLVEVKADGGSVRPLSRTTSRANTCSHISNGSIHRKPKEEDNRVVVVVEGPSVSKSSKPQVTRIASVVNGRNSNEEAGWPSWLTSVAGDAIKGWTPRKAESFEKLDKIGQGTYSSVYKARDLETGKIVALKKVRFVNMDPESVRFMAREIHILRRLDHPNVMKLEGLVTSRMSRSLYLVFEYMDHDLAGIAATPGIKFTESQIKCYMQQLLRGLEHCHSRGVLHRDIKGSNILIDNNGVLKIGDFGLATFYDQNQPMTSRVVTLWYRPPELLLGSTQYGPAIDLWSVGCILAEMFAGKPIMPGRTEVEQMHKIFKLCGSPSEDFWQKTRLPHATSFKPQQPYKRRLPETFKDFPSYAMPLVDKLLAIEPKDRGTAATSLASDFFTTEPLPCDPSSLPKYPPSKEIDVKLRNEEARKRRADTVKGRGPESVRRGSRDANQLPTPEFEDEQDTSLQKHSNAKTSSSHKYSSTPDDGGSGFRMEPPRGERQNNGYAHSSSMVHPSSSSSSNNAEPGSSRSKTVDNSIRNKTDLRSQKPLMSQPESSMISSAKRSETMHTKESDMGYVQKKNRIHYSGPLVPPGGNLEDVLKEHERQIQQAVRKARLDKARTNKGYDNYS, from the exons ATGGGTTGTATTTGCTCAAAGGGAGCATCGGAAAAGGATGTAGCCGAAAAATACGAGAAAGAAAAGGAATTGGGTAAGGCAAATCCGGTTCAACTGATCGCTCCTCCATctcaaaagagagaaaatttcttgGTTGAAGTTAAGGCGGACGGTGGCTCTGTTCGTCCTTTATCTAGAACAACATCAAGAGCCAACACTTGTTCTCATATCTCAAATGGCTCTATTCACAGAAAGCCAAAGGAAGAAGACAACAGAGTTGTGGTGGTCGTTGAAGGACCCTCGGTTAGTAAATCATCAAAACCACAGGTGACTAGGATAGCTAGTGTTGTTAATGGAAGAAATTCGAATGAAGAGGCTGGTTGGCCGTCGTGGTTGACCTCCGTTGCCGGAGACGCCATTAAAGGATGGACACCTCGTAAAGCAGAGTCATTTGAGAAGTTAGACAAA ATTGGACAAGGAACATACAGCAGTGTCTATAAAGCTCGAGACCTTGAAACTGGTAAAATTGTTGCATTAAAGAAAGTTAGATTTGTTAATATGGATCCAGAAAGTGTTCGTTTTATGGCAAGAGAAATCCATATATTGAGGAGACTTGATCATCCAAACGTTATGAAGCTTGAAGGTTTAGTCACTTCAAGAATGTCAAGAAGCTTATACCTTGTTTTTGAGTACATGGATCATGATCTTGCTGGGATTGCAGCAACCCCAGGAATCAAATTTACTGAATCTCAG ATAAAATGTTACATGCAACAATTGCTTCGTGGACTTGAACACTGTCATAGTCGTGGTGTTCTGCACCGTGACATTAAAGGATCCAATATTTTGATTGACAACAATGGAGTTTTAAAGATTGGAGACTTTGGTTTGGCTACATTTTATGATCAGAATCAACCAATGACTAGTCGTGTGGTGACTCTGTGGTACAGACCACCTGAGCTTCTTCTTGGTTCCACACAGTACGGACCAGCCATTGATTTGTGGAGTGTTGGTTGTATTCTTGCAGAAATGTTTGCAGGCAAACCAATTATGCCTGGCAGAACTGAGGTAGAGCAAATGCATAAGATTTTCAAACTTTGTGGTTCACCATCAGAAGATTTCTGGCAAAAAACAAGGTTACCACATGCTACTAGCTTCAAGCCTCAACAACCTTACAAGCGTCGTCTTCCCGAAACATTCAAAGACTTCCCTTCTTATGCAATGCCTCTTGTTGATAAACTACTCGCAATCGAACCAAAAGATCGTGGAACCGCTGCAACTTCACTTGCAAGTGAT TTCTTTACAACAGAGCCCCTTCCTTGTGATCCATCTAGTTTACCAAAGTATCCCCCGAGCAAGGAGATTGATGTCAAGCTTCGCAATGAGGAAGCAAGGAA GCGTAGAGCAGATACGGTAAAAGGACGAGGTCCTGAATCTGTTAGAAGGGGTTCAAGAGATGCCAACCAATTGCCAACACCAGAATTCGAAGACGAACAAGACACTTCTTTGCAG AAACATTCCAATGCCAAAACCTCATCAAGTCATAAGTACAGCAGTACCCCAGATGATGGAGGATCAGGTTTTCGAATGgaaccaccaagaggagaaagaCAGAATAATGGTTATGCTCATTCTAGTTCTATGGTCCATcccagtagtagtagtagtagtaataatGCTGAGCCAGGATCATCAAGGAGCAAGACAGTAGATAATTCTATTAGGAATAAAACAGACTTAAGATCTCAAAAACCTTTGATGTCACAACCCGAATCGTCTATGATCTCTTCTGCTAAAAGGAGTGAAACTATGCATACAAAAGAATCTGACATG GGATATGTACAGAAGAAGAACAGAATCCATTACTCTGGACCTTTGGTTCCTCCAGGTGGGAATTTAGAAGATGTACTTAAAGAACACGAGAGACAAATTCAACAAGCAGTACGTAAAGCTCGTCTTGACAAGGCTAGAACCAATAAAGGCTATGACAATTACAGTTGA
- the LOC115699637 gene encoding 11-beta-hydroxysteroid dehydrogenase B translates to MDAVNSMLNWVVPPASMVMMACAWPALCFISACEWVYSSFNEENMDDKVVIITGASSGIGEQIAYEYAKRGANLVLVARRENRLRGISENARLIGAKHVMIIAADVVKEDDCRRFVNATINLHGHVDHLVNTVSLGHTFYLEEVTDTSVFPHLLDINFWGNVYPTFVALPYLYQSNGRVIVNASVENWLPLPRMSLYAAAKAALINFYETLRFEVKDEVGITIATHGWIGSEISGGKFMLEEGAEMQWKEEREVHVVGGPVEKFAKLIVSGACKGDPYVKFPSWYDIFLLYRVFAPKILNWTFRLLLSPNGTKRSTSLVGTGRPYVAPTERAFTLEGTSPRKTLTTATGVPLTFSPLSPPHQLKYE, encoded by the exons atggATGCAGTTAACTCTATGCTGAATTGGGTGGTACCTCCGGCGAGTATGGTGATGATGGCGTGTGCTTGGCCAGCTCTATGCTTTATCAGTGCTTGTGAATGGGTTTACAGTTCTTTCAACGAAGAGAATATGGATGATAAAGTTGTCATTATCACTGGAGCTTCTTCTGGAATTGGGGAG CAAATTGCATACGAGTATGCAAAAAGAGGGGCAAATCTTGTATTAGTTGCAAGAAGAGAGAATAGACTGAGAGGTATAAGTGAGAATGCACGGCTTATTGGGGCAAAGCATGTGATGATTATAGCTGCAGATGTTGTCAAAGAAGATGATTGCAGAAGATTTGTCAATGCAACCATCAACTTACATGGCCATG tgGATCATCTAGTGAACACAGTAAGTTTAGGTCATACCTTTTACTTGGAAGAAGTTACTGATACATCTGTCTTTCCCCACTTGCTG GACATTAACTTTTGGGGAAATGTTTATCCAACATTTGTGGCTCTTCCTTACTTATACCAAAGCAATGGTCGAGTCATAGTTAATGCCTCAGTAGAGAACTGGTTACCTCTGCCTAGAATGAGCTTATATGCT GCGGCGAAGGCAGCTCTAATAAACTTCTACGAGACACTGAGATTCGAAGTAAAAGACGAGGTGGGAATAACAATCGCGACACATGGTTGGATCGGGAGCGAAATAAGTGGTGGCAAATTCATGCTAGAAGAAGGTGCTGAGATGCAATGGAAGGAAGAAAGAGAg GTACATGTTGTTGGTGGTCCAGTGGAGAAATTTGCAAAGTTGATAGTTTCTGGGGCATGTAAAGGAGATCCATATGTAAAATTTCCAAGTTGGTATGACATATTCCTACTATACAGGGTGTTTGCACCAAAGATTCTGAATTGGACTTTTCGATTGCTTCTGTCTCCAAATGGTACTAAGAGAAGTACTTCACTAGTGGGGACTGGTAGGCCTTATGTTGCTCCAACCGAAAGGGCTTTCACATTAGAAGGCACATCTCCTAGGAAGACTCTCACCACAGCCACAGGGGTACCCCTTACCTTCTCTCCTCTCAGTCCTCCTCACCAgctaaaatatgaataa